The following proteins are co-located in the Tachysurus vachellii isolate PV-2020 chromosome 19, HZAU_Pvac_v1, whole genome shotgun sequence genome:
- the si:dkey-65j6.2 gene encoding puratrophin-1 isoform X4 — MNPDSLDSSILNTLSTLYPPFEVTAPTILGQLLHVIEGRYVGDSLQCLTDFLIPARRLLDRVRQAACVPYSDLPFHCSGWPLCLYDHILIHLAPINPLLLSFEDFYIQVVPFKKQAARIVVRCLLDEEQHDLEETPIPEDSFTCIFTQDWLKELNVGRHGRPLRHCVLATEQCIVKVPWDQVAYPEFEKQPQYMDSSGISNQQQPLNGSSWQGYSVETRICPAKDGIAVSLCLVDSSRQSEMNQAMPGMRPLGWVSPNTWDSRSKVCFVDEDVNDVEHIKDFGDSQTNVQLRTCLQRVQKVTPPVGQGHAAHDRPTCGRTVRFAEQPCTPCLRRKHGQGTKNQKCRYKEYCREEQCSVRNENRLKEPIISETPVRTDHLLKPVWKQFPQIPTTNNNSNENHRKEPENYQGIFADMTELSEGTIASFTPNVVETEPEKSHTVIQRYSSEEKLDSKTDMTPRLHVAHGKKATTFGLVSPKLNRRKQPMQEEAQNQKNLPLLSKGPHTNKTVSSLHHTDIKKTGKTSPFPAPSDPETYLLQAGLSCLTGGRDHTNRVVVEVYGDHQHWGSPLMSSMALCKLLLYFHTTTRMEEREFGMTVVYDSRKIPPHTEFFEALQMVQEQNPEAIHCVLLLISKEKSYSSRKYHGDMEVVTSLKALHRYIDYSQLSPALEGTFLYSHRNWLHLHQELYPFVFAMKEASNLLLEAMRKLEGVHKIDTAQDVQQCINDQSVLMKDVFEDTQLVTLQREGGAFLARLRWESDVRGTHYETNCKVMDTADALYDKIEEHVHVLVRRSNVSFQHLGFLLHLRKMESRFMEIKEWFDVEGERRILQAESAEEPSRSFEEILQCLTAVLTEANEHKLQAIMLLNEAESIQGPNYPETEVFHIMISTFKSNLSEFLSQAEQYCDELKTMQNVCHFCERATEVAIDCSQQLEQERLQYMNHQEKLANLQECHEKLSQFSPEHFQEAKTQAWSLQNPWGRKVWNMTWLRCQEVSQQLEDILQELEQPSVPVSSQNQWHSNVGKESTDIERMLPQPDTHKDQPECTEVRHNRDSIHGTVTCFNFNFRQSRRGHKGPKMAPVADTDQRSTRKTTHDHRRLQCIMDELLLTEMEYVRSLAYILTHYLPLLAQPNVPPDLRGQRGRIFGNLENLYAFHCGYFLQELEACKTEPLQVGGCFLRHRENFGLYALYSKNKPQSDALIQQHKFFKSKQLELGDSMDLSSYLLKPVQRISKYSLLLQEMLEECGSEHVAERKEFQGAAEVVRFQLRHGNDLLTMDAIQDCDVNLQEQGQLIRQDELYVSFRKKRALRRVFLFQDLILFTKTKKTHRGDDVYVYKQSFKTCDIGLTQNCGQSGLCFEIWFRRRKAQDTYTLQAERQDMKEAWTADLERILWEQALKNRELRRQEQVFMGMGSKPFMKIQPDVHDRTITCFRREGETEGLKSPNLTAPKHQSDTPLPRPESISSTSGSQSSSSSGRGSLSPSGFHTDPYGSRVYGSPGSCSATGRSFTTPAGPQMQKTSPALSRKQGISSTAHKIHTSYFTEG; from the exons ATG AACCCAGACTCCCTGGACTCCTCCAtcctgaacactctctccactctCTACCCTCCGTTTGAGGTCACAGCTCCCACCATCCTCGGCCAACTATTACACGTAATTGAGGGTCGTTATGTTGGCGATTCGCTTCAGTGCCTAACCGACTTCCTGATCCCAGCCAGACGGCTCCTGGACAGAGTGCGCCAGGCTGCTTGT GTGCCATATTCAGACTTACCGTTCCATTGTTCGGGCTGGCCGCTTTGCCTGTATGACCATATTTTAATCCATCTCGCTCCCATCAACCCCCTGCTGCTGTCATTTGAAGACTTCTACATACAGGTGGTGCCGTTTAAGAAGCAGGCAGCCCGTATCGTGGTTCGATGCCTATTGGATGAGGAGCAGCATGATTTGGAGGAAACTCCGATACCCGAGGACTCATTTACCTGTATTTTCACCCAGGACTGGCTAAAAGAGCTCAACGTAGGCAGGCATGGAAGGCCGCTGCGTCACTGTGTGCTGGCTACTGAGCAATGCATAGTGAAGGTGCCTTGGGATCAGGTGGCCTACCCAGAGTTTGAGAAACAGCCACAGTACATGGATTCATCTGGTATTTCCAATCAACAGCAGCCATTGAATGGATCTTCCTGGCAGGGTTATTCGGTCGAAACCAGAATTTGTCCTGCTAAGGATGGAATTGCAGTGTCTTTGTGCTTGGTAGACAGCTCCAGACAGAGTGAGATGAATCAAGCCATGCCTGGAATGAGGCCGCTTGGCTGGGTGTCTCCTAATACTTGGGACAGTCGCAGTAAAGTGTGTTTTGTGGATGAGGATGTAAATGATGTGGAGCATATCAAAGACTTTGGAGACTCTCAGACAAATGTTCAACTTAGAACATGTTTGCAAAGGGTGCAAAAGGTCACACCTCCTGTAGGCCAGGGTCATGCAGCCCATGATCGTCCCACCTGCGGACGGACGGTAAGGTTTGCAGAGCAGCCTTGCACTCCTTGCTTGAGGAGGAAGCATGGACAGGGGACCAAGAATCAAAAATGTCGGTACAAGGAGTATTGCAGGGAAGAACAATGTTCTGTTAGAAATGAAAACAGGCTAAAAGAACCAATTATCTCTGAGACACCAGTGAGGACAGATCATCTCCTCAAACCAGTTTGGAAACAATTCCCACAGATTCCAACTACAAATAACAACTCAAATGAAAATCATAGAAAAGAACCTGAAAATTATCAGGGTATTTTTGCAGACATGACAGAACTGAGTGAAGGAACCATTGCCTCTTTCACCCCAAATGTGGTTGAAACAGAACCTGAGAAAAGTCACACAGTCATCCAAAGATATTCCAGTGAGGAAAAATTGGACAGCAAAACCGACATGACCCCAAGGTTACATGTAGCTCATGGGAAAAAGGCCACTACATTTGGACTTGTTTCACCAAAGTTAAACAGACGGAAGCAACCGATGCAAG AAGAAGCTCAGAACCAGAAAAATCTTCCCCTTCTTTCTAAGGGACctcacacaaataaaactgtatCCTCATTACACCATACTGATATTAAAAAGACTGGAAAGACATCACCGTTCCCAGCTCCGTCTGATCCAGAGACCTACCTCCTGCAAGCAGGACTATCTTGCCTGACAG GTGGCAGAGATCACACAAACAGAGTAGTAGTGGAGGTTTATGGTGATCACCAGCACTGGGGGTCTCCTCTGATGTCCAGCATGGCGCTTTGTAAACTTCTGCTGTATTTCCATACGACCACTAG GATGGAGGAGAGAGAGTTTGGAATGACCGTTGTGTACGATAGCCGCAAGATACCGCCACACACAGAATTCTTTGAAGCTCTGCAGATGGTGCAG GAGCAGAATCCAGAAGCAATCCACTGTGTGCTACTGCTGATCAGTAAGGAGAAAAGTTATAGCTCCAGGAAATACCACGGAGACATG GAGGTCGTGACATCCCTGAAAGCTCTTCACAGATATATAGATTACAGCCAGCTGAGCCCAGCCCTGGAAGGcacttttctttacagtcaCCGAAACTGGTTGCACCTTCATCAG GAACTGTATCCATTTGTGTTTGCCATGAAGGAAGCATCTAATTTGCTTCTAGAAGCCATGAGGAAGTTAGAAGGGGTCCATAAAATAGACACAGCTCAG GATGTACAGCAGTGTATTAATGACCAAAGTGTTCTAATGAAGGATGTATTTGAAGACACCCAATTAGTTACCTTACAAAGGGAAGGTGGAGCCTTTTTGGCTAGGTTGAGATGGGAGAGCGACGTAAGAGGAACACACTATGAGACAAACTG TAAGGTTATGGATACTGCGGATGCCCTTTACGACAAGATAGAGGAACATGTCCATGTGCTGGTGAGAAGGTCCAATGTATCATTTCAACACCTTGGATTCTTGCTACATCTCAGAAAGATGGAATCAAGGTTTATGGAG ATAAAGGAGTGGTTTGATGTGGAGGGTGAGAGACGAATACTCCAGGCTGAATCTGCAGAGGAACCAAGCAGGAGCTTTGAGGAGATTCTCCAATGCTTAACCGCTGTCCTCACTGAAGCTAAT GAGCATAAACTTCAGGCGATAATGTTACTGAATGAAGCAGAAAGCATTCAGGGACCAAACTATCCTGAGACAGAAGTGTTCCACATAATGATATCTACATTCAAATCCAACTTGTCTGAATTTCTCTCTCAAGCAGAGCAGTACTGTGATGAGCTGAAGACTATGCAAAATGTCTGCCACTTCTGTGAGAGG GCAACTGAGGTGGCCATAGACTGCTCTCAGCAGTTGGAACAAGAGAGACTGCAGTACATGAATCATCAAGAGAAATTGGCTAATCTTCAGGAATGCCATGAAAAGCTCAGCCAGTTTTCCCCTGAACACTTCCAAGAAGCAAAGACCCAGGCCTGGTCTCTGCAGAACCCCTGGGGGAGGAAGGTGTGGAACATGACTTGGCTAAGGTGTCAGGAGGTCAGTCAGCAACTGGAGGACATACTGCAGGAGTTGGAGCAACCATCGGTACCTGTATCTTCACAGAATCAGTGGCACAGTAATGTAGGAAAAGAGAGCACTGATATAGAGCGAATGCTTCCACagcctgacacacacaaggaccaACCTGAatgcacagaagtccggcataaCCGAGACAGCATCCACGGCACGGTGACCTGCTTCAACTTCAACTTCAGACAATCCCGTAGAGGACATAAAGGGCCCAAAATGGCTCCAGTTGCAGATACCGACCAGAGGTCAACCAGAAAAACAACCCATGACCACAG GAGACTACAGTGCATCATGGATGAATTGTTGCTGACAGAGATGGAGTATGTAAGATCTCTGGCTTACATCCTGACTCATTATCTCCCCCTGCTGGCCCAGCCAAATGTGCCTCCAGACTTGAGAGGCCAGCGTGGAAGGATCTTTGGGAACCTCGAGAATCTATATGCCTTCCACTGCGGTTACTTCCTACAGGAGCTTGAGGCTTGCAAGACTGAACCACTCCAAGTGGGCGGTTGCTTTCTCAGACAT AGAGAGAATTTTGGGTTGTACGCTCTCTACAGCAAGAACAAGCCTCAGTCAGATGCTCTGATCCAACAGCATAAGTTCTTCAAG AGTAAGCAGCTGGAGTTGGGAGACAGCATGGATCTATCCTCCTACCTGCTGAAGCCAGTACAGAGGATCAGTAAGTACAGCCTGCTGCTGCAGGAGATGCTGGAGGAATGTGGATCAGAGCATGTTGCAGAACGCAAGGAGTTCCAGGGTGCTGCTGAGGTGGTCCGATTCCAACTACGCCACGGAAACGACCTGCTCACCATGGACGCCATCCAGGACTGTGAT gtgaACTTGCAAGAACAAGGCCAGTTAATTCGCCAAGATGAGCTCTATGTATCGTTTCGCAAGAAGCGCGCTTTGCGCCGAGTATTTCTGTTCCAGGATCTTATTCTGTTCACCAAGACGAAGAAAACACACCGTGGAGATGATGTGTATGTCTACAAACAGTCTTTCAAG ACGTGTGACATTGGACTAACCCAGAACTGTGGGCAGAGTGGCTTGTGCTTTGAGATCTGGTTCAGAAGAAGAAAAGCTCAGGACACATATACACttcaggcagagagacaggacaTGAAAGAGGCCTGGACTGCAGACCTGGAGCGCATTTTATGGGAACAGGCCCTGAAGAACAGAG AGTTGCGGAGACAGGAGCAGGTGTTCATGGGAATGGGTAGTAAGCCATTCATGAAAATTCAGCCAGATGTCCATGACAGAACCATCACCTGCTTTCGCCGAGAAGGAG AGACCGAAGGATTAAAATCTCCAAATCTCACAGCACCCAAACACCAAAGTGACACACCGCTGCCACGGCCAGAATCGATAAGCTCGACCTCGGGCAGCCAATCATCTTCCTCCTCTGGCCGAGGCTCTTTGTCTCCTAGCGGTTTCCATACAGATCCATACGGATCACGAGTGTATGGTTCCCCGGGTTCCTGCAGTGCTACAGGAAGGAGTTTCACAACGCCTGCTGGTCCCCAGATGCAGAAAACGTCACCTGCTCTATCCAGGAAACAGGGCATCAGTAGCACAGCCCATAAAATACACACGTCTTATTTCACAGAAGGTTAG
- the si:dkey-65j6.2 gene encoding uncharacterized protein si:dkey-65j6.2 isoform X2 translates to MNPDSLDSSILNTLSTLYPPFEVTAPTILGQLLHVIEGRYVGDSLQCLTDFLIPARRLLDRVRQAACVPYSDLPFHCSGWPLCLYDHILIHLAPINPLLLSFEDFYIQVVPFKKQAARIVVRCLLDEEQHDLEETPIPEDSFTCIFTQDWLKELNVGRHGRPLRHCVLATEQCIVKVPWDQVAYPEFEKQPQYMDSSGISNQQQPLNGSSWQGYSVETRICPAKDGIAVSLCLVDSSRQSEMNQAMPGMRPLGWVSPNTWDSRSKVCFVDEDVNDVEHIKDFGDSQTNVQLRTCLQRVQKVTPPVGQGHAAHDRPTCGRTVRFAEQPCTPCLRRKHGQGTKNQKCRYKEYCREEQCSVRNENRLKEPIISETPVRTDHLLKPVWKQFPQIPTTNNNSNENHRKEPENYQGIFADMTELSEGTIASFTPNVVETEPEKSHTVIQRYSSEEKLDSKTDMTPRLHVAHGKKATTFGLVSPKLNRRKQPMQEAQNQKNLPLLSKGPHTNKTVSSLHHTDIKKTGKTSPFPAPSDPETYLLQAGLSCLTGGRDHTNRVVVEVYGDHQHWGSPLMSSMALCKLLLYFHTTTRMEEREFGMTVVYDSRKIPPHTEFFEALQMVQEQNPEAIHCVLLLISKEKSYSSRKYHGDMEVVTSLKALHRYIDYSQLSPALEGTFLYSHRNWLHLHQELYPFVFAMKEASNLLLEAMRKLEGVHKIDTAQDVQQCINDQSVLMKDVFEDTQLVTLQREGGAFLARLRWESDVRGTHYETNCKVMDTADALYDKIEEHVHVLVRRSNVSFQHLGFLLHLRKMESRFMEIKEWFDVEGERRILQAESAEEPSRSFEEILQCLTAVLTEANEHKLQAIMLLNEAESIQGPNYPETEVFHIMISTFKSNLSEFLSQAEQYCDELKTMQNVCHFCERATEVAIDCSQQLEQERLQYMNHQEKLANLQECHEKLSQFSPEHFQEAKTQAWSLQNPWGRKVWNMTWLRCQEVSQQLEDILQELEQPSVPVSSQNQWHSNVGKESTDIERMLPQPDTHKDQPECTEVRHNRDSIHGTVTCFNFNFRQSRRGHKGPKMAPVADTDQRSTRKTTHDHRQATVAGSETVGCQWFNWHHNSTKYTKEDSFSASSSSKIQILPSTFTESKTSPPICSNSQIVRPNCSETQTSVIQNPIQLCGSSSHSEENASWENEAASTMSSPGIESSNMRLQCIMDELLLTEMEYVRSLAYILTHYLPLLAQPNVPPDLRGQRGRIFGNLENLYAFHCGYFLQELEACKTEPLQVGGCFLRHRENFGLYALYSKNKPQSDALIQQHKFFKSKQLELGDSMDLSSYLLKPVQRISKYSLLLQEMLEECGSEHVAERKEFQGAAEVVRFQLRHGNDLLTMDAIQDCDVNLQEQGQLIRQDELYVSFRKKRALRRVFLFQDLILFTKTKKTHRGDDVYVYKQSFKTCDIGLTQNCGQSGLCFEIWFRRRKAQDTYTLQAERQDMKEAWTADLERILWEQALKNRELRRQEQVFMGMGSKPFMKIQPDVHDRTITCFRREGETEGLKSPNLTAPKHQSDTPLPRPESISSTSGSQSSSSSGRGSLSPSGFHTDPYGSRVYGSPGSCSATGRSFTTPAGPQMQKTSPALSRKQGISSTAHKIHTSYFTEG, encoded by the exons ATG AACCCAGACTCCCTGGACTCCTCCAtcctgaacactctctccactctCTACCCTCCGTTTGAGGTCACAGCTCCCACCATCCTCGGCCAACTATTACACGTAATTGAGGGTCGTTATGTTGGCGATTCGCTTCAGTGCCTAACCGACTTCCTGATCCCAGCCAGACGGCTCCTGGACAGAGTGCGCCAGGCTGCTTGT GTGCCATATTCAGACTTACCGTTCCATTGTTCGGGCTGGCCGCTTTGCCTGTATGACCATATTTTAATCCATCTCGCTCCCATCAACCCCCTGCTGCTGTCATTTGAAGACTTCTACATACAGGTGGTGCCGTTTAAGAAGCAGGCAGCCCGTATCGTGGTTCGATGCCTATTGGATGAGGAGCAGCATGATTTGGAGGAAACTCCGATACCCGAGGACTCATTTACCTGTATTTTCACCCAGGACTGGCTAAAAGAGCTCAACGTAGGCAGGCATGGAAGGCCGCTGCGTCACTGTGTGCTGGCTACTGAGCAATGCATAGTGAAGGTGCCTTGGGATCAGGTGGCCTACCCAGAGTTTGAGAAACAGCCACAGTACATGGATTCATCTGGTATTTCCAATCAACAGCAGCCATTGAATGGATCTTCCTGGCAGGGTTATTCGGTCGAAACCAGAATTTGTCCTGCTAAGGATGGAATTGCAGTGTCTTTGTGCTTGGTAGACAGCTCCAGACAGAGTGAGATGAATCAAGCCATGCCTGGAATGAGGCCGCTTGGCTGGGTGTCTCCTAATACTTGGGACAGTCGCAGTAAAGTGTGTTTTGTGGATGAGGATGTAAATGATGTGGAGCATATCAAAGACTTTGGAGACTCTCAGACAAATGTTCAACTTAGAACATGTTTGCAAAGGGTGCAAAAGGTCACACCTCCTGTAGGCCAGGGTCATGCAGCCCATGATCGTCCCACCTGCGGACGGACGGTAAGGTTTGCAGAGCAGCCTTGCACTCCTTGCTTGAGGAGGAAGCATGGACAGGGGACCAAGAATCAAAAATGTCGGTACAAGGAGTATTGCAGGGAAGAACAATGTTCTGTTAGAAATGAAAACAGGCTAAAAGAACCAATTATCTCTGAGACACCAGTGAGGACAGATCATCTCCTCAAACCAGTTTGGAAACAATTCCCACAGATTCCAACTACAAATAACAACTCAAATGAAAATCATAGAAAAGAACCTGAAAATTATCAGGGTATTTTTGCAGACATGACAGAACTGAGTGAAGGAACCATTGCCTCTTTCACCCCAAATGTGGTTGAAACAGAACCTGAGAAAAGTCACACAGTCATCCAAAGATATTCCAGTGAGGAAAAATTGGACAGCAAAACCGACATGACCCCAAGGTTACATGTAGCTCATGGGAAAAAGGCCACTACATTTGGACTTGTTTCACCAAAGTTAAACAGACGGAAGCAACCGATGCAAG AAGCTCAGAACCAGAAAAATCTTCCCCTTCTTTCTAAGGGACctcacacaaataaaactgtatCCTCATTACACCATACTGATATTAAAAAGACTGGAAAGACATCACCGTTCCCAGCTCCGTCTGATCCAGAGACCTACCTCCTGCAAGCAGGACTATCTTGCCTGACAG GTGGCAGAGATCACACAAACAGAGTAGTAGTGGAGGTTTATGGTGATCACCAGCACTGGGGGTCTCCTCTGATGTCCAGCATGGCGCTTTGTAAACTTCTGCTGTATTTCCATACGACCACTAG GATGGAGGAGAGAGAGTTTGGAATGACCGTTGTGTACGATAGCCGCAAGATACCGCCACACACAGAATTCTTTGAAGCTCTGCAGATGGTGCAG GAGCAGAATCCAGAAGCAATCCACTGTGTGCTACTGCTGATCAGTAAGGAGAAAAGTTATAGCTCCAGGAAATACCACGGAGACATG GAGGTCGTGACATCCCTGAAAGCTCTTCACAGATATATAGATTACAGCCAGCTGAGCCCAGCCCTGGAAGGcacttttctttacagtcaCCGAAACTGGTTGCACCTTCATCAG GAACTGTATCCATTTGTGTTTGCCATGAAGGAAGCATCTAATTTGCTTCTAGAAGCCATGAGGAAGTTAGAAGGGGTCCATAAAATAGACACAGCTCAG GATGTACAGCAGTGTATTAATGACCAAAGTGTTCTAATGAAGGATGTATTTGAAGACACCCAATTAGTTACCTTACAAAGGGAAGGTGGAGCCTTTTTGGCTAGGTTGAGATGGGAGAGCGACGTAAGAGGAACACACTATGAGACAAACTG TAAGGTTATGGATACTGCGGATGCCCTTTACGACAAGATAGAGGAACATGTCCATGTGCTGGTGAGAAGGTCCAATGTATCATTTCAACACCTTGGATTCTTGCTACATCTCAGAAAGATGGAATCAAGGTTTATGGAG ATAAAGGAGTGGTTTGATGTGGAGGGTGAGAGACGAATACTCCAGGCTGAATCTGCAGAGGAACCAAGCAGGAGCTTTGAGGAGATTCTCCAATGCTTAACCGCTGTCCTCACTGAAGCTAAT GAGCATAAACTTCAGGCGATAATGTTACTGAATGAAGCAGAAAGCATTCAGGGACCAAACTATCCTGAGACAGAAGTGTTCCACATAATGATATCTACATTCAAATCCAACTTGTCTGAATTTCTCTCTCAAGCAGAGCAGTACTGTGATGAGCTGAAGACTATGCAAAATGTCTGCCACTTCTGTGAGAGG GCAACTGAGGTGGCCATAGACTGCTCTCAGCAGTTGGAACAAGAGAGACTGCAGTACATGAATCATCAAGAGAAATTGGCTAATCTTCAGGAATGCCATGAAAAGCTCAGCCAGTTTTCCCCTGAACACTTCCAAGAAGCAAAGACCCAGGCCTGGTCTCTGCAGAACCCCTGGGGGAGGAAGGTGTGGAACATGACTTGGCTAAGGTGTCAGGAGGTCAGTCAGCAACTGGAGGACATACTGCAGGAGTTGGAGCAACCATCGGTACCTGTATCTTCACAGAATCAGTGGCACAGTAATGTAGGAAAAGAGAGCACTGATATAGAGCGAATGCTTCCACagcctgacacacacaaggaccaACCTGAatgcacagaagtccggcataaCCGAGACAGCATCCACGGCACGGTGACCTGCTTCAACTTCAACTTCAGACAATCCCGTAGAGGACATAAAGGGCCCAAAATGGCTCCAGTTGCAGATACCGACCAGAGGTCAACCAGAAAAACAACCCATGACCACAGGCAAGCAACAGTTGCAGGCTCTGAAACCGTTGGTTGCCAGTGGTTCAACTGGCACCACAACTCAACCAAATACACTAAGGAGGActctttttcagcttccagtTCCTCTAAGATTCAGATCCTACCATCTACGTTCACTGAATCTAAGACCTCACCACCCATCTGCTCCAATTCCCAAATCGTAAGACCTAACTGCTCTGAAACTCAGACCTCAGTGATCCAGAACCCAATACAACTTTGTGGTAGCTCTTCCCATTCGGAAGAGAATGCTAGCTGGGAGAATGAAGCAGCAAGCACCATGTCAAGTCCTGGCATTGAAAGCAGCAATAT GAGACTACAGTGCATCATGGATGAATTGTTGCTGACAGAGATGGAGTATGTAAGATCTCTGGCTTACATCCTGACTCATTATCTCCCCCTGCTGGCCCAGCCAAATGTGCCTCCAGACTTGAGAGGCCAGCGTGGAAGGATCTTTGGGAACCTCGAGAATCTATATGCCTTCCACTGCGGTTACTTCCTACAGGAGCTTGAGGCTTGCAAGACTGAACCACTCCAAGTGGGCGGTTGCTTTCTCAGACAT AGAGAGAATTTTGGGTTGTACGCTCTCTACAGCAAGAACAAGCCTCAGTCAGATGCTCTGATCCAACAGCATAAGTTCTTCAAG AGTAAGCAGCTGGAGTTGGGAGACAGCATGGATCTATCCTCCTACCTGCTGAAGCCAGTACAGAGGATCAGTAAGTACAGCCTGCTGCTGCAGGAGATGCTGGAGGAATGTGGATCAGAGCATGTTGCAGAACGCAAGGAGTTCCAGGGTGCTGCTGAGGTGGTCCGATTCCAACTACGCCACGGAAACGACCTGCTCACCATGGACGCCATCCAGGACTGTGAT gtgaACTTGCAAGAACAAGGCCAGTTAATTCGCCAAGATGAGCTCTATGTATCGTTTCGCAAGAAGCGCGCTTTGCGCCGAGTATTTCTGTTCCAGGATCTTATTCTGTTCACCAAGACGAAGAAAACACACCGTGGAGATGATGTGTATGTCTACAAACAGTCTTTCAAG ACGTGTGACATTGGACTAACCCAGAACTGTGGGCAGAGTGGCTTGTGCTTTGAGATCTGGTTCAGAAGAAGAAAAGCTCAGGACACATATACACttcaggcagagagacaggacaTGAAAGAGGCCTGGACTGCAGACCTGGAGCGCATTTTATGGGAACAGGCCCTGAAGAACAGAG AGTTGCGGAGACAGGAGCAGGTGTTCATGGGAATGGGTAGTAAGCCATTCATGAAAATTCAGCCAGATGTCCATGACAGAACCATCACCTGCTTTCGCCGAGAAGGAG AGACCGAAGGATTAAAATCTCCAAATCTCACAGCACCCAAACACCAAAGTGACACACCGCTGCCACGGCCAGAATCGATAAGCTCGACCTCGGGCAGCCAATCATCTTCCTCCTCTGGCCGAGGCTCTTTGTCTCCTAGCGGTTTCCATACAGATCCATACGGATCACGAGTGTATGGTTCCCCGGGTTCCTGCAGTGCTACAGGAAGGAGTTTCACAACGCCTGCTGGTCCCCAGATGCAGAAAACGTCACCTGCTCTATCCAGGAAACAGGGCATCAGTAGCACAGCCCATAAAATACACACGTCTTATTTCACAGAAGGTTAG